From Alcaligenes faecalis, the proteins below share one genomic window:
- the pstS gene encoding phosphate ABC transporter substrate-binding protein PstS, whose translation MLKRVFNKVSIALAFSAFAATATAADVTGAGASFPYPIYAKWAAEYAKQTNNRVNYQSIGSGGGQQQIIAKTVDFGASDDPMKVETLEKENLLQFPAVIGGVVPVINVEGIEPGKLKLSGKVLGDIYLAKITKWDDAAIKELNPDLTLPNKDIVVVHRSDGSGTTFGWTNYLSKVSPDWKSQVGEGKAVKWPTGQGGKGNEGVAAYVRQLQNSIGYVEYAYAKQNKLSWTQLQNKDGQFVQPGQESFAAAAANADWAGTPGMGVILTEEPGAQSWPITSATFILMHKVQDKPENGKEVLNFFNWAFENGAQAAADLDYVALPKDVTDKIKAAWAAEIKSKDGAAVWK comes from the coding sequence ATGTTAAAACGTGTATTCAACAAGGTAAGTATTGCTCTGGCGTTCAGCGCTTTTGCGGCCACTGCCACAGCTGCAGACGTAACCGGTGCTGGTGCGTCGTTCCCTTACCCAATTTATGCCAAATGGGCGGCTGAATACGCCAAGCAAACGAACAACCGCGTCAACTACCAGTCGATTGGTTCGGGTGGTGGTCAGCAGCAGATTATTGCCAAGACCGTGGATTTCGGTGCTTCTGACGACCCAATGAAGGTCGAGACACTGGAAAAAGAAAACCTGTTGCAGTTCCCTGCCGTGATCGGTGGTGTGGTGCCTGTGATCAACGTGGAAGGCATCGAGCCTGGCAAGCTGAAACTGTCTGGTAAAGTACTGGGCGACATCTACCTGGCCAAGATCACCAAGTGGGACGACGCAGCAATCAAAGAACTGAACCCCGATCTGACCTTGCCTAACAAGGACATCGTGGTGGTTCACCGCTCCGACGGTTCGGGCACGACCTTTGGCTGGACCAACTACCTGTCCAAAGTTTCCCCAGACTGGAAATCCCAGGTTGGCGAAGGCAAGGCTGTGAAGTGGCCTACCGGTCAGGGTGGCAAGGGTAACGAAGGCGTGGCCGCTTATGTGCGCCAGCTGCAGAACTCGATCGGCTACGTTGAATACGCTTACGCCAAGCAGAACAAGCTGTCCTGGACCCAGTTGCAGAACAAGGACGGCCAGTTCGTCCAGCCTGGTCAGGAAAGCTTTGCTGCCGCTGCTGCGAACGCAGACTGGGCCGGTACGCCTGGCATGGGTGTGATTCTGACCGAAGAGCCTGGTGCACAATCCTGGCCTATCACTTCGGCTACCTTCATCTTGATGCACAAGGTGCAGGACAAGCCTGAGAACGGTAAAGAAGTGCTGAACTTCTTTAACTGGGCCTTTGAAAACGGCGCTCAAGCCGCTGCTGATCTGGACTACGTGGCTCTGCCTAAAGACGTAACCGACAAGATCAAAGCTGCCTGGGCTGCTGAAATCAAGTCCAAAGACGGCGCTGCGGTCTGGAAGTAA
- the pstC gene encoding phosphate ABC transporter permease subunit PstC, translated as MKSNQNAFMDGIFKNMTRSFAFLVFILLAAISISLIYGSRESIAEYGFSFLWTNNWDPVNNEYGALVPIAGTLLTSLIALCIAVPVSFGIAMFLTELSPAWLRRPLGTAIEMLAAIPSIIYGMWGLFVFVPLFQRYVQPSLISFFDGVPVLGQIFAGPPFGIGVFTAGLILSIMVIPFITAVMRDVFELVPPMLKESAYGLGSTTWEVMWRVVLPFTKNGVIGGIMLGLGRALGETMAVTFVIGNSFNLPSSLFSPSNSIASALANEFNEAGGMQKSALLELGLILFLITTVVLAISKLLLLRLAKNEGTSR; from the coding sequence ATGAAATCAAATCAGAACGCCTTTATGGACGGCATTTTCAAGAACATGACGCGCTCGTTTGCGTTTCTCGTGTTCATATTGCTGGCTGCCATCTCTATTTCCCTGATCTATGGAAGCCGGGAATCCATTGCCGAATACGGTTTCTCTTTTCTCTGGACGAATAACTGGGATCCGGTCAATAACGAATATGGCGCATTGGTGCCCATTGCCGGTACCTTGCTCACTTCCCTGATCGCGCTCTGTATTGCAGTGCCGGTCTCTTTCGGGATTGCGATGTTCCTGACGGAACTCTCGCCAGCCTGGCTGCGTCGCCCTTTGGGCACGGCCATCGAAATGCTGGCTGCCATTCCCTCCATCATTTACGGCATGTGGGGCCTGTTTGTTTTCGTGCCCCTGTTCCAGCGTTATGTGCAGCCCAGCCTGATCTCCTTTTTTGACGGAGTGCCTGTGCTGGGCCAGATCTTTGCGGGCCCTCCCTTCGGGATTGGTGTGTTCACCGCCGGTCTGATTCTGTCCATCATGGTGATCCCCTTCATTACCGCCGTGATGCGCGACGTGTTCGAGCTGGTTCCGCCCATGCTCAAGGAGTCCGCTTACGGTCTGGGCAGCACGACCTGGGAAGTGATGTGGCGTGTGGTTCTGCCTTTCACCAAGAACGGGGTCATTGGCGGGATCATGCTGGGTTTGGGGCGTGCCTTGGGTGAAACCATGGCCGTCACTTTCGTGATTGGTAACTCCTTTAACCTGCCAAGTTCGCTGTTCTCGCCATCGAACTCGATTGCGTCGGCCCTGGCCAACGAGTTTAACGAAGCCGGTGGCATGCAGAAGTCTGCCTTGCTGGAGCTGGGTTTGATCCTGTTCCTGATCACCACGGTTGTATTGGCGATCTCCAAGTTGCTCTTGTTGCGTCTGGCCAAGAACGAAGGCACGTCGCGCTAA
- the pstA gene encoding phosphate ABC transporter permease PstA, producing the protein MFDKKSAISLSNPIYKRRQVFNRLMLGVSFAALIFGLFWLFWIIWTLIEKGSSAMAWSLLLESTPPPGGEGGLLNAIVGSVMMAGVGTLIGTPIGILAGTYLAEYGQRGWLAPATRFLNDVLLSAPSIIIGLFIYAVYVAQVGHYSGWAGSLALAILVIPVVVRSTDNMLMLVPNGLREAAAALGCPKWKIVMSISYRAALPGIVTGVLLAVARIAGETAPLLFTALNNQFMSLNMNAPLANLPVVIFQYAASPFEDWNRLAWAGAVLITLLVLGINILARSLFRQK; encoded by the coding sequence ATGTTTGATAAAAAATCTGCAATTAGTCTGAGCAACCCGATTTACAAGCGCAGGCAGGTATTTAATCGCCTGATGCTGGGGGTGTCTTTTGCTGCTTTGATCTTTGGCCTGTTCTGGCTGTTCTGGATCATCTGGACCCTGATCGAAAAGGGCAGCAGCGCCATGGCCTGGTCCCTGCTGCTGGAAAGCACGCCGCCTCCCGGTGGTGAGGGTGGTCTGCTGAACGCCATCGTCGGTAGCGTCATGATGGCTGGCGTCGGCACCCTGATCGGTACGCCTATCGGCATTCTGGCCGGCACCTATCTGGCCGAATACGGTCAGCGCGGCTGGCTGGCTCCGGCAACCCGCTTTTTGAACGACGTGCTGCTATCGGCACCGTCCATCATTATTGGTCTGTTCATCTACGCCGTGTACGTGGCCCAGGTGGGGCACTATTCGGGTTGGGCCGGCTCGCTGGCCCTGGCCATTCTGGTAATTCCTGTGGTCGTGCGTTCTACCGACAATATGCTGATGCTGGTCCCCAATGGCCTGCGTGAGGCTGCGGCCGCTCTGGGCTGCCCCAAGTGGAAGATTGTGATGTCCATCTCTTACCGTGCAGCCTTGCCCGGTATTGTGACGGGTGTTCTGCTGGCTGTGGCTCGTATTGCGGGTGAAACGGCTCCCTTGTTGTTCACCGCCTTGAACAACCAGTTCATGTCCCTGAACATGAACGCGCCGCTGGCCAACTTGCCGGTGGTGATTTTCCAATATGCTGCCAGCCCCTTTGAGGACTGGAACCGTCTGGCCTGGGCAGGTGCGGTGCTGATTACCTTGCTGGTCTTGGGTATCAATATCCTGGCTCGCAGCCTTTTCCGCCAAAAATAA